One part of the Rutidosis leptorrhynchoides isolate AG116_Rl617_1_P2 chromosome 1, CSIRO_AGI_Rlap_v1, whole genome shotgun sequence genome encodes these proteins:
- the LOC139865626 gene encoding DNA-binding protein S1FA-like isoform X2: MDSDPSSDRSQFKDAKATGFNPGLIVLLVVGGLLITFLVGNYALYMYAQKTLPPRKKKPVSKKKLKREKLKQGVAVPGE; encoded by the exons ATGGATTCGGATCCTTCGTCTGATCGATCG CAATTCAAGGATGCAAAAGCCACAGGATTCAACCCAGGATTGATTGTTTTGTTGGTTGTTGGCGGGCTACTGATTACATTCCTTGTTGGCAACTATGCGTTGTACATGTACGCTCAGAAGACGTTACCGCCCAGGAAAAAGAAGCCAGTCAGTAAGAAGAAGTTGAAGAGGGAGAAACTTAAACAAGGTGTTGCAGTACCCGGAGAATAG
- the LOC139865626 gene encoding DNA-binding protein S1FA-like isoform X1 — protein sequence MDSDPSSDRSQQFKDAKATGFNPGLIVLLVVGGLLITFLVGNYALYMYAQKTLPPRKKKPVSKKKLKREKLKQGVAVPGE from the exons ATGGATTCGGATCCTTCGTCTGATCGATCG CAGCAATTCAAGGATGCAAAAGCCACAGGATTCAACCCAGGATTGATTGTTTTGTTGGTTGTTGGCGGGCTACTGATTACATTCCTTGTTGGCAACTATGCGTTGTACATGTACGCTCAGAAGACGTTACCGCCCAGGAAAAAGAAGCCAGTCAGTAAGAAGAAGTTGAAGAGGGAGAAACTTAAACAAGGTGTTGCAGTACCCGGAGAATAG